Proteins encoded in a region of the Deltaproteobacteria bacterium genome:
- a CDS encoding TIGR00730 family Rossman fold protein produces MLRSSSRGDATGGKIAERRRERQARNRRHFPAQWRFALREGGRPELLPGKSPRIRRRKSLLTELLPRLQTDGKLHGEEQFVREMVETCLKLLRDRTRVADVKLLNAALRELRYAFKVFAPYAGVRKVSIFGSARTRPDAAAYRTAHEFARRIAAEGYMLITGAGSGIMRACQEGAGRERSFGVNIRLPFEQEPNEFISKDAKLTTFRYFFTRKLIFMKEADAVALFPGGFGTHDEAYECLTLVQTGKTKPMPIMFVDAPRGTYWKTWERYVEEHLLRHHLISKEDMALFKVTTSVDQAVEEITRFYRVYHSSRTVGRQLVLRLTRPLPAKLVDRLSRDFADILLSGSIVQGPALAEEDEPELAALPRLVLHFNRTNFGRLRQLIDRINHDG; encoded by the coding sequence ATGCTGCGCAGCAGCTCGCGCGGCGACGCCACGGGCGGGAAGATAGCCGAGCGCCGGCGCGAGCGGCAAGCTCGCAACCGGCGGCACTTCCCGGCACAATGGCGCTTCGCCCTACGCGAAGGAGGAAGACCCGAGTTGCTGCCAGGAAAGTCCCCCCGGATCCGCCGCCGAAAGAGCCTGCTCACCGAGCTGCTCCCCCGCCTGCAGACGGACGGGAAGCTGCACGGCGAGGAGCAATTCGTGCGCGAGATGGTCGAGACGTGCTTGAAGCTGCTGCGCGACCGCACGCGCGTCGCCGACGTGAAGCTCCTGAACGCCGCGCTGCGCGAGCTGCGCTACGCCTTCAAGGTGTTCGCGCCCTACGCCGGGGTCCGGAAGGTGAGCATCTTCGGCTCCGCCCGCACCCGCCCCGACGCGGCCGCCTATCGCACCGCGCACGAGTTCGCGCGCCGCATCGCGGCCGAGGGCTACATGCTCATCACCGGCGCGGGCAGCGGCATCATGCGCGCCTGCCAGGAGGGCGCGGGGCGCGAGCGGAGCTTCGGGGTCAACATCCGGCTCCCCTTCGAGCAGGAGCCGAACGAGTTCATCAGCAAGGACGCGAAGCTCACCACGTTCCGCTACTTCTTCACGCGGAAGCTCATCTTCATGAAGGAGGCGGACGCGGTGGCCCTCTTCCCGGGCGGCTTCGGCACGCACGACGAGGCCTACGAGTGCCTGACGCTCGTGCAGACGGGCAAGACGAAGCCGATGCCGATCATGTTCGTAGACGCGCCGCGCGGCACGTACTGGAAGACCTGGGAGCGCTACGTCGAGGAGCACCTGCTCCGCCACCACCTCATCTCCAAGGAGGACATGGCGCTCTTCAAGGTGACCACCTCGGTCGACCAGGCGGTGGAGGAGATCACGCGCTTCTACCGCGTCTACCACTCCTCGCGCACGGTCGGCCGCCAGCTCGTGCTCCGTCTCACCCGCCCGCTCCCCGCGAAGCTCGTCGACCGCCTGTCGCGCGACTTCGCCGACATCCTGCTCTCGGGCTCGATCGTGCAGGGGCCCGCGCTCGCCGAGGAGGACGAGCCCGAGCTGGCCGCGCTGCCGCGCCTCGTGCTGCACTTCAA